ACGCGCTGGTCACCGCGCTGGAGCGGTGGCCGGCCGACGGCGTGCCGGACAACCCGGGCGCCTGGCTGATGACGGTCGCGAAACGCCGGGCCGTCGACCACATCCGGCGGTCGCAGGCGCGGGACCGCGCCTACGCGGAGACTGCGGCCCGGCCCGGCGACGACACCGCGGACGGCGACGAGCGCGACGACGTCCTGCGGCTGATGTTCGTCACCTGCCACCCGGTGCTGCCCGCCACGGCCCGGGTCGCGCTCACGCTCAAACTCGTCGGCGGGCTCACCACCGGCGAGATCGCCCGCGCGTACCTGGTCACCGAGCAGACGATCGCGCGCCGCATCTCGTCCGCCAAGCGCACGCTCGCGGCGGCCGGCGTCGCGTTCGCGCTGCCCGACGGCCCCGAACTGGCGGAACGGCTGGACGCGGTCCTCGAGGTCATCTACCTGATCTTCAACGAGGGGTACACCGCCACCGCCGGCGACGACCTGGTCCGCGCCGACCTGTGCCGGCAGGCGCTGCGGCTCGGGCGGCTGCTGGCCGTGCTCGCACCCGGCGAGTCAGAGGTGCACGGGCTGGTCGCGCTGATGGAGATCCAGGCGTCCCGGGAAGCGGCCCGCACCGCGCCGGACGGCACACCGATCCCGCTGCACGAGCAGAACCGCGGGCGCTGGGACCGGTTGCTCATCCAGCGCGGCTTCGCGGCCATGTTGCGCGCCCGGGACGCCGGCGGAGCGCCCGGCCCGTACCTGCTCCAGGGCGCGATCGCGGCCTGTCACGCGCAGGCCCGCACCGCCGAGGAGACCGACTGGGCGCGGATCGCCTCGCTCTACGCGACGCTGGAGACGCTGCGGCCGACGCCGGTCGTGCGGCTCAACCGTGCGGTCGCGGTCGGTGCGGCGGACGGGCCGGCGGCCGGTCTCGCGCTGACCGACGCGCTCCTCGACAACCCGCGGCTGCGCGACTACCACCTGCTCCCGGCCGTGCGCGGCGACCTGCTGGCCCGGCTCGGGCGGCACGCGGCGGCCCGGACCGAACTGCGCCGCGCCGCCACGCTCACCCGGAACCGGGCCGAGGCCGCGTACCTGCGCGGCCGCGCCGACGGCCTGCCGGCCGAGGACCAGGACCGGACCCCGAGCGGCGGTACGGTACGGGAACGCGCCGCCGAGTTCCTGACCCGGCACGACGCGAGCACCCGCCGGTCGTACGCGCAGACGCTCGACCGGCTCCGCCGGGCGCTCGGCGACGACACCCCGATGACCACGCTCACCGCGGACGCGATCACCCGCGCCTGCGTCACCGCGTGGGGCGAGGCCGCGCCGGCCACCTGGAACCGGCACCGGGCCACGATCCGGTCGTTCGCGGCCTGGGCGGGCGTGCCCGGGC
This genomic window from Catenuloplanes niger contains:
- a CDS encoding RNA polymerase sigma factor, coding for METVEAVWRLESARIVAALTRVVHDVGLAEELAQDALVTALERWPADGVPDNPGAWLMTVAKRRAVDHIRRSQARDRAYAETAARPGDDTADGDERDDVLRLMFVTCHPVLPATARVALTLKLVGGLTTGEIARAYLVTEQTIARRISSAKRTLAAAGVAFALPDGPELAERLDAVLEVIYLIFNEGYTATAGDDLVRADLCRQALRLGRLLAVLAPGESEVHGLVALMEIQASREAARTAPDGTPIPLHEQNRGRWDRLLIQRGFAAMLRARDAGGAPGPYLLQGAIAACHAQARTAEETDWARIASLYATLETLRPTPVVRLNRAVAVGAADGPAAGLALTDALLDNPRLRDYHLLPAVRGDLLARLGRHAAARTELRRAATLTRNRAEAAYLRGRADGLPAEDQDRTPSGGTVRERAAEFLTRHDASTRRSYAQTLDRLRRALGDDTPMTTLTADAITRACVTAWGEAAPATWNRHRATIRSFAAWAGVPGLAAGLERRADTRTVAGPLPTETVAALCADGAHPLRERALWLLLHESGATVTAALGLDVQDLDLDDRSAPGKGVTWRSGTARLLPALIGGRARGPLFLADRRPGPARTPAAAADLCPETGRRRLSYERAEYLCKRATGATLRRFSPGSAARRR